Sequence from the Qipengyuania pelagi genome:
CTCATCCGATACGGCTCAGCCACAGGGGACGAGGGAGCTATGATCGATCGAGAGCGCTTGCAGGAAATGCTGAATATCGCGCCGTTTCATCGATGGCTTGGGCTGGAGATTGCAACATGCTCCGACCAGGGAATCGCGATCACCATGCCATGGCGCGAAGAGATCGTGTCGAACCCTATGATTGGGTCGGCGCATGGAGGGATCCTGGCTTCACTGGTCGACCTCACCGGGCTTTATACTCTGCTTGCCGGGGGCGTCGCGGCGAGAGCGACGGCCGATCTGCATGTCGATTACCACCGTCCTGCAACCTCAGGACCTCTCACTGCTCACGGACAGATCGTGAAGATCGGGCGACAGATTTCGGTGGCGGAAACCCGGGTTATCGAGCCCGACGGCAAGTTGGTCGCCAGCGGCAGGGGCGCCTACTTCTCGTCAACCGGATCACTTGATCATCGCGGCGGGACTATTGATCTCGAACAGGCTCTTGCCACCCAAGGCCCAGCGACTTCTGCA
This genomic interval carries:
- a CDS encoding hotdog fold thioesterase; the encoded protein is MLNIAPFHRWLGLEIATCSDQGIAITMPWREEIVSNPMIGSAHGGILASLVDLTGLYTLLAGGVAARATADLHVDYHRPATSGPLTAHGQIVKIGRQISVAETRVIEPDGKLVASGRGAYFSSTGSLDHRGGTIDLEQALATQGPATSAARSTPA